Proteins encoded by one window of Lentimicrobium sp. L6:
- a CDS encoding gliding motility lipoprotein GldH, whose translation MKLNLKIILGFGLLVSLFFTSCDSNRYFEQNIEITGEEWSANESMDFFVDIEDTNSQFNFYVNVRNTNEYPYANLYIFIESTFPDHIVARDTVELQLASLDGKWLGSGYGKYKYHHFILRKAMRFVQLGTYSFKIEHGMRKEQLQGISDIGIRLEYYP comes from the coding sequence ATGAAACTAAATTTAAAAATAATTCTTGGTTTTGGGTTGTTGGTTAGCTTGTTTTTTACTTCTTGCGATTCTAATCGTTATTTTGAACAAAATATTGAAATAACTGGAGAAGAATGGTCAGCCAATGAATCTATGGATTTTTTTGTGGATATTGAAGATACTAATTCACAATTTAACTTTTATGTGAATGTTCGAAATACCAATGAATATCCTTATGCCAACCTATACATCTTTATAGAGAGCACATTTCCTGATCACATAGTTGCAAGAGATACCGTAGAATTGCAATTGGCAAGTTTAGATGGGAAATGGCTAGGTAGTGGTTATGGTAAGTATAAATATCATCATTTTATTCTCAGAAAGGCCATGCGCTTTGTTCAACTAGGGACATATTCTTTTAAGATTGAACATGGTATGCGAAAAGAACAATTACAAGGGATATCTGATATCGGAATTAGATTAGAGTATTATCCGTAA
- a CDS encoding regulatory iron-sulfur-containing complex subunit RicT has translation MDNNIKVPEEDIMMSRGCCASNKLLDKSANKNANSCPKLDSREWLADIPTPLGFTKSNVVEVRFKNSHKAFFKTPDELELNKGDIIAVEASPGHDIGIVSLTGETARLQMKKKNIRPDSDFVKKVYRRARLNDIEKWMKSVEKEDPTMVRSRQLARDLGLSMKVNDVEYQGDGTKAIFYYTAEDRVDFRQLIKVLADSFKVRIEMKQIGVRQEAARVGGIGSCGRELCCSTWMTDFKSVTTQVARTQQLSLNPQKLAGQCGKLKCCLNFEQDAYIDELDKFPDSSIPLSTRKGDAIYQKMDIFKNIMWYSYMDDPAFHHAIPVSKVKYILAQNKKGKKPENLEKFVAEVVDVDKMDERNKQIDQWKTDYGQ, from the coding sequence ATGGATAATAATATAAAAGTTCCGGAGGAAGACATCATGATGTCAAGAGGGTGTTGTGCCTCCAATAAACTACTCGATAAGTCTGCAAATAAAAATGCCAATAGCTGTCCAAAACTGGATTCTCGAGAATGGCTAGCTGATATTCCTACTCCTTTAGGATTTACAAAATCAAATGTGGTGGAAGTAAGGTTTAAAAATTCTCATAAAGCATTTTTTAAAACACCAGACGAATTAGAACTCAATAAAGGAGATATCATTGCTGTAGAAGCATCTCCGGGTCATGATATTGGAATTGTAAGCTTAACAGGTGAAACTGCCCGCTTACAAATGAAGAAAAAGAATATTCGCCCCGATTCCGATTTTGTGAAAAAGGTGTATCGTCGTGCTAGATTGAATGATATTGAAAAATGGATGAAATCGGTGGAGAAGGAAGATCCTACAATGGTGAGAAGTCGACAGTTGGCTAGAGACCTTGGGCTTTCGATGAAGGTGAATGATGTGGAATATCAAGGTGATGGAACCAAAGCCATCTTCTATTATACTGCTGAGGATCGCGTAGATTTTAGGCAGTTGATTAAAGTTTTAGCCGATTCTTTCAAAGTGAGAATCGAGATGAAGCAAATTGGAGTTAGGCAAGAAGCAGCACGAGTAGGTGGAATAGGTAGCTGCGGCAGAGAATTGTGCTGTAGCACTTGGATGACTGATTTTAAATCGGTTACTACTCAGGTGGCTCGTACACAACAACTCTCCTTAAATCCTCAAAAGCTGGCCGGCCAATGTGGTAAACTAAAGTGTTGTTTGAATTTTGAGCAAGATGCTTATATAGATGAATTAGACAAGTTTCCAGACTCCTCTATACCATTATCCACTAGAAAAGGTGACGCTATATATCAAAAAATGGATATATTTAAGAATATTATGTGGTATAGCTATATGGACGACCCTGCTTTTCATCATGCCATCCCAGTGAGTAAAGTGAAGTATATTTTAGCACAGAATAAAAAAGGTAAAAAGCCTGAGAATCTTGAAAAATTTGTGGCAGAAGTAGTTGATGTGGATAAAATGGATGAGAGGAATAAGCAAATTGATCAATGGAAAACGGATTATGGGCAATAA
- a CDS encoding DNA polymerase III subunit delta: protein MQFKDIIGQSDLKKSLVETVKNGRISHAQLFLGKGVNGKFALAVAYAQYINCPDRTETDSCGVCLSCKKYNAMSHPDLFFSFPVNKSSKGGGDSDAKSREGGVNRSTSSKDLISTMFYKDWLSYLNSTHYYPELQSWYKKINIENKQGIINVEEARRIVRDVSFKPVEAPYKILIIWQPEKMNMSSANVLLKFFEEPPAHTIIIMVADEKDQLLKTIQSRFQIIPVPKIDDFELYAYLKTKYSNFPENQVKNAVALSDGDLQRAEHILGDGEQMKEHFMLFQSWMRMCYKKGSLEEIKTFVEKVSRIGRENQKHFLNYSLRLIRQSLLINYGHPSLNKLTHYESEWLTKFSPFIHINNGIQLTEKFEQAIFEVGRNASASVLFMKLSLDLSVLLKIPQ from the coding sequence ATGCAATTTAAAGATATTATTGGTCAAAGTGATTTAAAGAAAAGTTTGGTAGAAACGGTGAAAAATGGTAGGATTAGCCATGCTCAGCTTTTTTTAGGAAAAGGAGTGAATGGTAAATTTGCCTTGGCTGTAGCCTATGCACAGTATATCAATTGCCCCGATAGAACAGAAACTGATTCTTGTGGAGTTTGTCTTTCATGTAAGAAGTATAATGCCATGAGCCATCCTGACTTATTCTTCTCTTTCCCTGTTAATAAAAGCTCAAAAGGGGGAGGTGATAGCGATGCTAAATCAAGAGAAGGTGGTGTTAATCGTTCCACATCTTCTAAAGATTTAATCAGTACCATGTTTTACAAGGATTGGTTAAGTTATTTGAATTCGACTCATTATTACCCTGAATTACAATCTTGGTATAAGAAGATTAATATTGAGAATAAGCAAGGGATAATCAACGTAGAAGAGGCACGGCGCATTGTTAGGGATGTGAGTTTTAAACCAGTTGAAGCCCCGTATAAAATTTTAATCATCTGGCAGCCTGAGAAAATGAATATGAGCTCGGCAAATGTGCTTCTAAAGTTTTTTGAAGAGCCTCCTGCTCATACTATCATCATTATGGTAGCTGATGAGAAAGATCAACTATTAAAAACCATACAATCCCGGTTTCAAATTATTCCTGTTCCCAAAATTGATGATTTTGAATTATATGCTTATTTGAAAACCAAATATTCTAATTTCCCTGAAAATCAAGTTAAAAACGCAGTGGCTTTGTCCGATGGCGATTTGCAAAGAGCAGAACATATTTTAGGAGATGGAGAACAAATGAAAGAACATTTTATGTTGTTTCAAAGTTGGATGAGGATGTGTTATAAAAAGGGAAGTTTAGAAGAGATAAAAACTTTTGTAGAAAAAGTTTCTAGAATTGGGCGTGAGAATCAGAAACACTTTCTCAATTACTCGCTTAGATTGATTCGACAAAGTCTATTGATAAATTATGGGCATCCTTCCTTAAATAAACTTACACATTATGAAAGTGAGTGGTTAACCAAGTTTTCTCCCTTTATTCATATTAACAACGGTATTCAGTTAACAGAAAAATTTGAACAGGCCATTTTTGAAGTGGGTAGAAATGCAAGTGCATCAGTTCTTTTCATGAAATTATCGCTTGATTTGAGCGTATTATTGAAAATTCCTCAGTAA